One region of Sphingomonas kaistensis genomic DNA includes:
- a CDS encoding ABC transporter substrate-binding protein: protein MSCRNIPSRLKPGLAALLLVAAVTGLNGCRKAEGGAVDAVVIAERPPRLADPLAADLAPADLLLVGNVAQGLVRFDASGDIAPGLAERWAVSDDGLSYVFRLRTASWSDGRRVRARDVVRLIERQLARRSRNSLFDTIGAVREVVAMTDRVIAVELNAPRPHLLQLLAQPEFGLVRGRSGTGPFTATTEGEVVDLVRVLPGFDGDEAQQQRVRLTAAPAQRAIDLFVSGDSELVLGGTVVDFPLASAAKLPRNTLRIDPVLGLFGLVPARKDGPAADLETRALLDEAIDRDALIAALAVPGLQPRLSLLQPGLDLAASPAQPAWAPLTLEQRRPDLLARAQAIFPVAAPAQAGEATPGERPVIRIALPGGPGGEIILRRLKADWEPLGVQVVAAGDDPADFRFIDEVAPSSSPAWFLRRFRCEFAAICSAQADQLLDAARLTGFPPQRARFFIDAERIMREEVLFLPIAAPVRWSLAGRDVQGFAENRFGRHTLTDLRMAPNARN from the coding sequence GTGAGTTGTCGCAACATTCCTTCCCGGCTGAAGCCTGGCCTTGCCGCCCTTTTGCTGGTGGCCGCTGTCACGGGGCTTAACGGATGCCGCAAGGCCGAGGGCGGCGCGGTGGACGCGGTGGTCATCGCCGAGCGCCCGCCGCGGCTGGCCGATCCGCTTGCCGCCGACCTTGCGCCGGCCGACCTGCTGCTGGTCGGCAACGTCGCCCAGGGGCTGGTAAGGTTCGATGCCTCGGGCGACATCGCGCCCGGCCTTGCCGAGCGGTGGGCGGTCAGCGACGACGGGCTGAGCTACGTCTTCCGCCTGCGCACCGCGTCGTGGAGCGACGGTCGGCGGGTCCGGGCGCGCGACGTCGTTCGCCTGATCGAGCGCCAGCTTGCCCGCCGCAGTCGCAATTCGCTGTTCGATACCATCGGCGCGGTGCGCGAGGTGGTGGCGATGACCGACCGAGTCATCGCGGTGGAGCTGAACGCCCCGCGGCCGCATCTCCTGCAATTGCTCGCCCAGCCGGAGTTCGGGCTGGTCCGCGGCCGAAGCGGAACGGGACCCTTCACGGCCACCACCGAAGGGGAGGTGGTCGACCTGGTCCGGGTGCTGCCCGGCTTCGACGGCGACGAAGCGCAGCAGCAACGGGTGCGCCTTACCGCCGCGCCGGCCCAGCGCGCGATCGACCTGTTCGTGTCGGGGGACAGCGAGCTGGTGCTGGGCGGAACAGTGGTCGATTTCCCGCTCGCCAGCGCGGCCAAGCTGCCGCGCAACACCCTGCGAATCGATCCAGTGCTGGGGCTGTTCGGCCTGGTGCCCGCGCGCAAGGACGGACCCGCTGCCGACCTCGAAACCCGCGCCCTGCTGGACGAGGCGATCGACCGCGATGCGCTGATCGCCGCGCTTGCGGTGCCGGGGCTGCAACCGCGCTTGAGCCTGCTTCAGCCGGGACTGGACCTCGCCGCGAGCCCCGCACAGCCCGCCTGGGCGCCGCTGACCCTCGAACAGCGCCGACCCGACCTGCTGGCCCGGGCCCAGGCGATCTTCCCGGTCGCAGCCCCTGCGCAGGCCGGGGAAGCCACGCCCGGCGAACGCCCGGTGATCCGCATCGCCCTTCCCGGGGGGCCCGGCGGAGAGATCATCCTGCGCCGCCTCAAAGCCGATTGGGAGCCGCTTGGCGTGCAGGTGGTCGCGGCGGGCGACGATCCGGCCGACTTCCGCTTCATCGACGAGGTCGCTCCCTCGAGCTCTCCGGCCTGGTTCCTGCGCCGCTTCCGCTGCGAGTTCGCGGCCATCTGCTCGGCCCAGGCCGACCAGCTTCTCGATGCCGCGCGGCTGACCGGCTTCCCCCCGCAGCGCGCGCGTTTCTTCATAGATGCCGAACGGATCATGCGCGAGGAGGTGCTGTTCCTGCCGATCGCTGCACCGGTCCGCTGGTCGCTTGCCGGGCGCGACGTGCAGGGCTTTGCCGAGAACCGCTTCGGCCGCCACACGCTGACGGACTTGCGGATGGCGCCGAACGCACGAAATTAG
- a CDS encoding Flp family type IVb pilin, giving the protein MTNFIKMLNNEDGATAIEYGLIAALIAVAAITALTSIGGNLNKTFTNVAGNLNKTS; this is encoded by the coding sequence ATGACCAATTTCATCAAGATGCTGAACAACGAAGACGGCGCCACCGCGATTGAGTACGGCCTGATCGCCGCCCTCATCGCCGTTGCCGCGATCACCGCGCTGACCAGCATCGGTGGCAACCTCAACAAGACCTTCACCAACGTCGCTGGCAACCTCAACAAGACGAGCTAA
- a CDS encoding TIGR02300 family protein, whose amino-acid sequence MVKPEWGAKRTCPKCATRFYDLGKDDPVTCIECGNTFVPEPVLKSKQPMPFEQVSVAAPSAAPDSDLGAEDLALPDEDEEPSADDEVDLSTGDDDLGVETKNEDEDNN is encoded by the coding sequence ATGGTGAAGCCCGAGTGGGGCGCCAAGCGCACCTGCCCCAAGTGTGCGACCCGTTTCTACGATCTCGGCAAGGACGATCCGGTGACCTGCATCGAATGCGGCAACACCTTCGTGCCTGAGCCGGTTCTGAAGTCCAAGCAGCCGATGCCGTTCGAGCAGGTGTCGGTGGCCGCGCCGTCGGCCGCTCCCGATTCCGATCTCGGTGCCGAGGACCTGGCGCTGCCGGACGAGGACGAGGAGCCCAGCGCCGACGACGAGGTCGATCTGTCGACCGGCGACGACGACCTGGGCGTCGAGACCAAGAACGAGGACGAGGACAATAACTGA
- a CDS encoding pyruvate dehydrogenase complex dihydrolipoamide acetyltransferase, with product MAIELKMPALSPTMEEGTLAKWLVKEGDTVSSGDILAEIETDKATMEFEAVDEGVVSKILVPEGTDGVKVGTPIALIGGEGEEASTAPAPAAAATPAEEKAPAPAPKAEAAAPAPAPVETPAAPAKPAAPAKADGERVKASPLARKLAEAQGIDLSTLQGSGPGGRIVRADLGTAAGGAAAQPQAQAAAPAASAPAAAAPAQPFSTDIPHEAVKLSNMRKTIARRLSEAKRDIPHIYLTVDVRLDALLKLRSELNTGLAGRKIKLSVNDLLIKALAVALEAVPECNVSFTPDQLIMYKRSDISVAVSIPGGLITPIVTDAAAKSVSKISQEVTELAGRAKEGKLQPHEYQGGTASLSNMGMFGIKQFDAVINPPQAMILAVGAGEKRPWVDGDELTVATVMSITGSFDHRAIDGADGARLMKTLKELIESPLGLVA from the coding sequence ATGGCGATCGAACTCAAGATGCCCGCTTTGTCCCCCACGATGGAAGAAGGGACGCTGGCCAAATGGCTGGTGAAGGAAGGGGACACGGTGTCGAGCGGCGACATCCTGGCCGAGATCGAGACTGACAAGGCGACCATGGAGTTCGAAGCCGTCGACGAAGGCGTCGTGTCAAAGATCCTCGTGCCTGAAGGCACCGACGGGGTGAAGGTCGGAACCCCGATCGCGCTCATCGGCGGGGAAGGAGAGGAGGCCTCGACTGCTCCTGCTCCTGCGGCCGCCGCCACGCCGGCCGAGGAAAAGGCGCCCGCTCCGGCCCCCAAGGCCGAAGCCGCCGCGCCCGCCCCGGCGCCGGTCGAGACCCCCGCCGCGCCCGCCAAGCCCGCCGCCCCGGCCAAGGCCGATGGTGAGCGCGTCAAGGCGAGCCCGCTCGCCCGCAAGCTGGCTGAAGCGCAGGGCATCGACTTGTCGACGCTGCAGGGCTCGGGCCCGGGCGGGCGGATCGTCCGCGCCGACCTCGGCACGGCGGCTGGCGGTGCCGCTGCCCAGCCACAAGCGCAGGCCGCCGCGCCTGCCGCTTCGGCGCCCGCTGCCGCTGCCCCGGCCCAGCCGTTCAGCACCGACATTCCGCATGAAGCCGTCAAGCTCAGCAACATGCGCAAGACCATCGCCCGCCGCCTGAGCGAAGCGAAGCGCGACATTCCGCACATCTATCTGACGGTCGACGTCCGCCTCGACGCGCTGCTCAAGCTGCGTTCCGAGCTGAACACGGGCCTCGCTGGCCGCAAGATCAAGCTCAGCGTCAACGATCTGCTGATCAAGGCGCTGGCGGTAGCGCTGGAAGCCGTTCCCGAGTGCAACGTCAGCTTCACCCCCGACCAGCTGATCATGTACAAGCGCTCCGACATTTCGGTCGCCGTCAGCATCCCGGGCGGCCTGATCACCCCGATCGTCACCGATGCGGCGGCCAAGTCGGTCAGCAAGATCAGCCAGGAAGTCACCGAGCTTGCGGGCCGTGCCAAGGAAGGCAAGCTGCAGCCGCACGAATATCAGGGCGGCACCGCGAGCCTGTCGAACATGGGCATGTTCGGGATCAAGCAGTTCGACGCCGTCATCAACCCGCCCCAGGCGATGATCCTCGCGGTCGGCGCGGGCGAGAAGCGTCCGTGGGTCGATGGCGACGAGCTAACCGTCGCCACCGTGATGAGCATCACCGGCAGCTTCGACCACCGCGCCATCGACGGCGCAGACGGCGCACGACTGATGAAGACGCTCAAGGAACTGATCGAAAGCCCGCTCGGCCTCGTTGCCTGA
- a CDS encoding thiamine pyrophosphate-binding protein: MTATNLRTGGRLLVDQLRIQGCDRLFTVPGESFLAVLDALHDVPEIDVVVCRQEGGVAYMAEADGKLTGRPGIAFVTRGPGATNATPGVHVAFQDSTPMILFVGDLDRRDKDREGFQEIDFPAFFGPIAKWAARIDDARRIPEYVARAWRVATAGRPGPVVLALPEDMLRDEVEALDRPAMPPVVEHPDPSAIATLHELLKDAAAPVAIVGGADWSPCAAHHFSAWAARVGIPVAAAFRRQDAVANDCPVYAGNLGYGPNPKLVQRVKDADLLLVVGARLGEATTDGYTLITPDHPGQTIIHVHPDPNELGRVYHADLPICSDMGEFSQDLDAWEDDDLLPFGAGKEAHADFLAWSEPAPRDGVTLDLGPCVALLRDKLPADTIVCNGAGNFSGWVHRYWRYAATPCQLAPTSGTMGYGLPAAVAASLRFRDRQVLCVAGDGDFLMNGQELATAAQHGADLLVIVVDNGSYGTIRMHQERDYPARLSATTLSNPDFAALGRAFGAWAATVETTADFGPALDEAMGRKGIRLLHLRTDVEVITNQTTISALRDKARG; the protein is encoded by the coding sequence ATGACTGCGACCAATCTCCGCACCGGCGGCCGCCTCCTCGTCGACCAGCTCCGAATCCAGGGCTGCGACCGCCTGTTCACCGTCCCCGGCGAAAGCTTTCTCGCCGTCCTCGACGCCCTTCACGACGTGCCCGAAATCGACGTCGTGGTGTGCCGCCAGGAAGGCGGCGTCGCTTACATGGCCGAGGCCGACGGCAAGCTGACCGGCCGCCCCGGGATCGCCTTTGTCACTCGCGGGCCGGGCGCCACCAACGCCACCCCCGGAGTCCACGTCGCCTTCCAGGATTCGACCCCGATGATCCTGTTCGTCGGCGACCTCGACCGCCGCGACAAGGACCGCGAAGGCTTCCAGGAAATCGACTTCCCAGCCTTTTTCGGCCCGATTGCCAAATGGGCCGCCCGCATCGACGACGCCCGCCGGATTCCCGAATATGTCGCCCGCGCCTGGCGCGTCGCTACCGCCGGACGGCCCGGCCCGGTCGTCCTCGCCCTCCCCGAGGACATGCTGCGCGATGAGGTGGAGGCGCTCGATCGTCCGGCGATGCCTCCGGTGGTCGAACATCCCGATCCCAGCGCCATCGCCACGCTTCACGAACTGCTGAAGGACGCTGCCGCGCCCGTCGCCATCGTCGGCGGCGCGGACTGGAGCCCGTGCGCTGCGCACCATTTCAGCGCCTGGGCCGCCCGCGTCGGAATCCCCGTCGCCGCCGCCTTCCGCCGCCAGGACGCGGTCGCCAACGATTGCCCGGTCTATGCCGGCAACCTCGGCTACGGCCCCAATCCGAAGCTGGTGCAACGGGTCAAGGACGCCGACCTGCTGCTGGTGGTCGGCGCCCGCCTCGGTGAAGCGACCACCGACGGCTATACGTTGATCACCCCCGACCACCCCGGCCAGACGATCATCCACGTCCACCCCGATCCCAACGAGCTCGGCCGGGTCTATCATGCCGACCTGCCGATCTGCTCTGACATGGGCGAATTCAGCCAGGACCTCGACGCATGGGAGGATGACGACCTGCTGCCGTTCGGCGCGGGCAAGGAGGCCCATGCCGATTTTCTCGCATGGAGCGAACCCGCCCCCCGCGACGGGGTGACGCTCGATCTCGGCCCCTGCGTCGCCTTGCTTCGCGACAAGCTCCCGGCCGACACCATCGTCTGCAACGGCGCCGGCAATTTCTCGGGCTGGGTGCATCGCTACTGGCGCTATGCCGCGACTCCCTGCCAGCTTGCGCCGACCAGCGGCACCATGGGCTACGGCCTGCCCGCTGCCGTCGCTGCGTCGCTTCGCTTCCGCGACCGCCAGGTGCTCTGCGTCGCTGGCGACGGCGACTTCCTGATGAACGGGCAGGAACTTGCGACCGCGGCCCAGCACGGCGCCGACCTGCTGGTGATCGTCGTCGACAACGGCAGCTACGGCACCATCCGAATGCACCAGGAACGCGACTATCCGGCGCGCCTGTCCGCCACCACGCTCTCCAATCCCGATTTCGCCGCGCTCGGTCGCGCGTTCGGGGCATGGGCGGCAACGGTGGAGACGACCGCCGACTTCGGCCCGGCGCTGGACGAGGCGATGGGCCGCAAGGGCATCCGCCTCCTTCACCTCCGGACCGACGTCGAGGTGATCACCAACCAGACCACCATCTCGGCGCTGCGGGACAAGGCGCGGGGCTGA
- a CDS encoding GAF domain-containing protein, translating to MYDFKIAAADKAALYADLLAALDGLTAGEPDAIANMANAAALLWETLPGINWAGFYRNVGGELVLGPFQGRPACIRIPFGRGVCGAAAESLAVQRVEDVHAFPGHIACDAASQSELVVPIVRNGELLAVLDLDAPEKARFDAEDEAGCVAICRLLAERL from the coding sequence ATGTACGACTTCAAGATCGCGGCCGCCGACAAGGCGGCGCTCTATGCCGACCTCCTTGCCGCGCTCGACGGGCTGACCGCTGGAGAGCCCGACGCGATCGCCAACATGGCCAATGCCGCAGCACTGCTGTGGGAAACGCTGCCGGGAATCAACTGGGCCGGTTTCTACCGAAACGTTGGCGGTGAACTGGTGCTGGGACCGTTCCAGGGCCGCCCGGCCTGCATCCGGATCCCGTTCGGGCGGGGCGTGTGCGGGGCGGCGGCCGAGTCGCTGGCGGTGCAACGGGTCGAGGACGTCCACGCCTTCCCCGGCCACATCGCCTGCGACGCGGCAAGCCAGAGCGAGTTGGTGGTGCCGATCGTCCGCAACGGCGAGTTGCTAGCCGTGCTCGACCTCGACGCGCCGGAAAAAGCCCGCTTCGACGCCGAGGACGAAGCGGGCTGTGTCGCGATCTGCAGGTTGCTGGCGGAGCGGCTCTAG
- a CDS encoding DUF4112 domain-containing protein, producing the protein MTTQTRRHVRDLPLGTEPRHVRQRLEALEHLLERALPIPGTSKRVGLDVLLDFIPGIGPTVGAGLGAYLAWEGRNLGMSKWQIARMGKNIGIDWLLGLIPFVGAIPDYFFRSNTRNLRIIKKHLDKHHPAARTIDAAPLR; encoded by the coding sequence ATGACCACGCAAACCCGCCGCCATGTTCGTGACCTGCCACTCGGGACCGAGCCGCGCCATGTGCGCCAGCGGCTGGAGGCTCTAGAGCATCTGCTTGAGCGGGCGCTGCCCATTCCCGGCACCAGCAAGCGCGTCGGACTCGACGTGCTGCTCGACTTCATTCCCGGCATCGGCCCGACGGTCGGCGCGGGCCTTGGCGCCTATCTGGCGTGGGAAGGCCGCAACCTTGGCATGAGTAAGTGGCAGATTGCGCGGATGGGCAAGAATATCGGAATTGACTGGCTGCTCGGCCTGATCCCGTTCGTCGGCGCGATCCCCGATTATTTCTTCCGGTCGAACACGCGCAACCTGCGGATCATCAAGAAGCATCTCGACAAGCATCATCCCGCGGCGCGGACCATCGACGCCGCTCCGCTGCGCTAG
- a CDS encoding acyl-CoA thioesterase yields the protein MAREALIRTTAMPADTNPYGGVFGGWLMGQMGLACGSFASRQCAGKAILVGAEKLKFPGMMAVGDELSVYVALVRQGRTSLLLRAEGIARARDGDAETLVAEGQFTFVALDENNRPRPIAAKDDTNG from the coding sequence ATGGCGCGCGAGGCGCTTATCCGCACCACGGCGATGCCGGCCGACACCAACCCTTATGGCGGCGTGTTCGGCGGCTGGTTGATGGGACAGATGGGCCTCGCTTGCGGGAGCTTCGCCTCTCGGCAGTGCGCGGGGAAGGCGATCCTGGTCGGGGCGGAGAAGCTCAAATTCCCGGGCATGATGGCGGTGGGCGATGAGCTCAGCGTCTATGTCGCGCTGGTGAGGCAGGGCCGCACCTCGCTGCTGCTGCGGGCCGAGGGGATCGCGCGGGCGCGGGACGGCGACGCGGAAACGTTGGTGGCGGAAGGTCAGTTCACTTTCGTCGCGCTGGACGAAAACAACAGGCCGCGGCCGATCGCGGCGAAGGATGATACCAATGGCTGA
- the cmk gene encoding (d)CMP kinase encodes MATTPLVIAVDGPAASGKGTVARGLAQHYGLPHLDTGKLYRAVALSLLRWGGDPESEFAALRACEDISSLMDDPELKSEMVGGIASRVSAYPAVRAALLERQREFAGSPAGAVLDGRDIGTVIAPDATAKLFVTAGIEERARRRHAELTGAGLPVHLEDILIDLRARDERDSHRSAAPLEMAADALLLDTSSMSADEALSEAIRLVEGRRRP; translated from the coding sequence ATGGCTACAACTCCTCTCGTCATCGCCGTCGACGGCCCCGCGGCGAGCGGCAAGGGCACCGTCGCCCGCGGCCTCGCGCAGCATTACGGCCTGCCCCATCTCGACACCGGCAAGCTCTATCGCGCGGTAGCCTTGTCGCTGCTGCGCTGGGGCGGCGACCCCGAAAGCGAATTTGCCGCGCTTCGGGCCTGCGAGGACATCAGCAGCCTGATGGACGACCCCGAACTCAAGAGCGAGATGGTCGGCGGGATCGCCAGCCGGGTCAGCGCCTACCCCGCCGTCCGCGCCGCCCTGCTCGAACGGCAGCGCGAATTTGCCGGCAGTCCCGCTGGCGCGGTGCTCGACGGCCGCGACATCGGAACAGTGATCGCGCCCGACGCCACCGCCAAGCTGTTCGTCACCGCCGGCATTGAGGAACGCGCCCGCCGCCGACACGCCGAACTGACCGGCGCCGGTCTTCCGGTCCACCTTGAGGACATCTTGATCGACCTGCGCGCCCGTGACGAGCGTGATTCCCACCGCTCCGCAGCGCCGCTCGAGATGGCCGCGGACGCGCTGCTGCTCGACACCAGCAGCATGAGCGCCGACGAGGCACTCAGCGAAGCGATCCGGCTGGTCGAAGGCCGCCGCCGCCCGTAA
- a CDS encoding transglycosylase domain-containing protein, which produces MADRDSPWQRDGRNVEDLPDPFAAPLFGGAPKVRKQRWWQRAGQRPAASRPVDDAPSMTWLERSEQAARHRSAGLGSDAPIVPEAPAEPAGGAPRRPWLRWGLMGFAALTLITLLWLIITAPLGRALEPLPNPAMLIVSSEGRPIARRGAIKEAPVEIAKLKPYTPAAFVAIEDRRFYRHWGIDPRAIGRAMVANFQAGGVRQGGSTLTQQLAKTSFLSSDRALKRKAQEVIIAFWLEGWLTKDEILARYLSSVYFGDGVYGLRAASRHYFGKQPEQLTLAQSAMLAGLVQAPSRLAPTRNLAGARKRAGMVLAAMRDTGVATPAQVRAALAAPARPIRRTQKIPTGTYFADWMAPQAADAFETDFGEVKVTSTLDADLQRLAARAVGNAALAPGVQAALVAMRPDGRVVAMVGGRSYKDSTFNRATQARRQPGSAFKLFVYLAALRAGYRTDSVIQDSPLTIDGWSPANSDGVFRGPVTLQQAFARSSNAATVRLSEDVGRANVLRTARELGISTPLPDSPSVALGTAGVSLLELTAAYAAVAGGRYPVKASGLPPAGAGIETQDFAATLFGRGGRMDERRDWRPMLDLLWAAANEGTGRKAALATATFGKTGTSQDNRDALFVGFAGDLVVGVWVGRDDNKSLGKSVSGGTLPAQIWRSFMAPALSVDGRSASALPAGYRIPQRASGPTGQEAPIMDGIGEWVDRLSAMANSIMSEER; this is translated from the coding sequence ATGGCGGATCGCGACTCACCCTGGCAGCGAGACGGTCGCAATGTGGAGGATCTGCCCGATCCCTTCGCTGCCCCGCTGTTCGGCGGTGCGCCGAAGGTCCGCAAGCAGCGCTGGTGGCAACGCGCCGGGCAGCGTCCTGCCGCCTCCAGGCCGGTCGACGACGCACCCTCCATGACCTGGCTCGAGCGATCCGAACAGGCGGCGCGCCATCGCTCCGCAGGCCTCGGGTCCGACGCGCCGATCGTGCCCGAAGCGCCCGCCGAGCCCGCCGGCGGCGCCCCGCGCCGTCCGTGGCTGCGCTGGGGACTGATGGGCTTTGCCGCCCTCACACTTATCACCTTGCTGTGGCTGATCATCACCGCGCCGCTCGGCCGCGCGCTGGAGCCGCTCCCCAACCCCGCCATGCTGATCGTGTCGAGCGAGGGCCGCCCGATCGCGCGGCGCGGCGCGATCAAGGAGGCACCGGTCGAGATCGCCAAGCTGAAGCCCTATACCCCGGCCGCCTTTGTCGCGATCGAGGACCGCCGCTTCTATCGCCACTGGGGGATCGACCCGCGCGCCATCGGCCGCGCGATGGTCGCCAATTTCCAGGCCGGCGGGGTCCGCCAGGGCGGCTCGACCCTGACCCAGCAGCTTGCCAAAACCAGCTTCCTGTCGTCCGACCGCGCCTTGAAGCGCAAGGCGCAGGAAGTGATCATCGCCTTCTGGCTGGAAGGCTGGCTGACCAAGGACGAGATCCTCGCCCGTTACCTGTCGTCGGTCTACTTTGGCGACGGCGTCTACGGCTTGCGCGCCGCGTCGCGCCATTATTTCGGCAAGCAGCCCGAACAGCTGACCCTTGCCCAGTCGGCGATGCTGGCCGGGCTGGTGCAGGCGCCGAGCCGGCTTGCACCGACCCGCAACCTTGCCGGTGCCCGCAAGCGCGCCGGAATGGTGCTGGCGGCGATGCGCGACACCGGCGTGGCCACACCGGCGCAGGTCCGCGCCGCCCTCGCGGCGCCCGCCCGGCCGATCCGCCGCACCCAGAAGATTCCAACCGGCACCTATTTCGCCGACTGGATGGCACCGCAGGCGGCCGACGCCTTCGAAACCGACTTCGGCGAAGTGAAGGTGACCAGCACGCTCGACGCCGACCTGCAGCGGCTTGCGGCGCGGGCGGTCGGCAATGCCGCGCTTGCGCCCGGGGTGCAGGCGGCTCTGGTGGCGATGCGCCCCGACGGCCGGGTGGTCGCGATGGTCGGCGGCCGCTCGTACAAGGATTCCACCTTCAACCGTGCAACCCAGGCCCGCCGCCAGCCTGGCTCGGCATTCAAGCTGTTCGTCTATCTCGCCGCCCTGCGCGCGGGCTATCGCACCGATTCGGTGATCCAGGACAGCCCGCTCACCATCGACGGGTGGAGCCCGGCCAACAGTGACGGCGTGTTCCGCGGTCCCGTCACCCTGCAGCAGGCCTTTGCCCGTTCCAGCAACGCCGCCACCGTTCGCCTGTCCGAGGACGTCGGCCGGGCAAATGTCCTGCGCACCGCGCGCGAGCTCGGCATCTCGACCCCGCTTCCCGATTCGCCCAGCGTCGCGCTTGGAACCGCCGGGGTCAGCCTGCTCGAGCTCACCGCCGCTTATGCCGCGGTCGCGGGCGGCCGTTATCCGGTCAAGGCCAGCGGTCTTCCGCCGGCCGGCGCGGGGATCGAGACGCAGGATTTCGCCGCCACCCTGTTCGGCCGCGGCGGACGGATGGACGAGCGGCGCGACTGGCGCCCGATGCTCGACCTGCTGTGGGCCGCAGCCAACGAAGGCACCGGGCGCAAGGCGGCGCTGGCCACCGCCACCTTCGGCAAGACCGGGACCAGCCAGGACAATCGCGATGCCCTGTTCGTGGGCTTCGCGGGCGACCTGGTGGTCGGCGTGTGGGTCGGCCGCGACGACAACAAGTCGCTCGGCAAGTCGGTCTCGGGCGGAACGCTTCCGGCGCAGATCTGGCGCAGCTTCATGGCCCCCGCGCTCAGCGTGGACGGACGCAGCGCGTCGGCGCTCCCCGCCGGCTATCGCATCCCGCAGCGGGCATCGGGCCCGACCGGCCAGGAAGCGCCTATAATGGACGGTATCGGCGAGTGGGTCGATCGACTGTCCGCCATGGCCAACAGCATCATGTCCGAGGAACGCTGA
- a CDS encoding universal stress protein: MSTPKRTYLVVMDDSGEARAALRFAARRAAKTGGGLEVLAITASQDFVQWGGVQAAIEEEQQLRIEAEVAEALGELPGTEALRPGAILIRSGEPVALVRDLLGERDDIAALVLGTAPAGDPGPLVAAFTGSDSGKLPCPVMLIPGGISDERLEALS, translated from the coding sequence ATGAGCACGCCGAAGCGCACGTATCTGGTGGTAATGGACGACAGCGGAGAGGCCCGCGCCGCCCTTCGCTTCGCCGCCCGCCGAGCGGCCAAGACCGGCGGCGGACTGGAAGTGCTGGCGATCACCGCGAGCCAGGATTTCGTTCAGTGGGGCGGGGTCCAGGCCGCGATCGAGGAAGAGCAGCAGCTCCGCATCGAGGCGGAAGTGGCCGAGGCGCTGGGCGAATTGCCCGGAACCGAAGCGCTCCGCCCCGGCGCCATCCTGATCCGCTCTGGCGAGCCGGTCGCACTCGTCCGAGACCTGCTCGGAGAGCGCGACGATATCGCCGCCCTGGTCCTCGGCACCGCGCCCGCCGGCGATCCCGGCCCGCTGGTGGCGGCCTTTACCGGCAGCGACTCGGGCAAGCTCCCCTGCCCCGTGATGCTGATCCCGGGCGGAATCAGCGACGAACGGCTGGAAGCGCTGAGCTGA
- a CDS encoding Flp family type IVb pilin, with protein sequence MTTFTKMLTNEDGATAIEYGLIAALIAVAAITALTSIGGNLNKTFTNVGDNLNKTS encoded by the coding sequence ATGACAACTTTCACGAAGATGCTGACCAACGAAGACGGCGCCACTGCGATCGAGTACGGCCTGATCGCCGCTCTGATCGCCGTTGCCGCGATCACCGCGCTGACCAGCATCGGTGGCAACCTCAACAAGACCTTCACCAACGTCGGCGACAACCTCAACAAGACGAGCTAA